In one Balaenoptera ricei isolate mBalRic1 chromosome 20, mBalRic1.hap2, whole genome shotgun sequence genomic region, the following are encoded:
- the FOXN1 gene encoding forkhead box protein N1, translating to MVSLLLPQSDVTLPGPTRLEGEPQGDHMQAPGLPGSPAPQNKHAGFSCSSFVPDGPPERAPSLPPHSPCAASPGPEQVHCPAGPGLGPFRLSPSDKYPGFGFEEGPASSPGRFLKGSHVPFHPYQRHFHDDVFPEAQTALALAGHSFKTPGALEAFEEIPTDVGEREAFLSGFPAEAWCNGLPYPSREHSPQVLGSEVKVKPPPLESGPGMYCYQPPLQHMYCPSQPPFHQYSPGGSSYPVPYLGSSHYPYQRIAPQASTDGHQPLFPKPIYSYSILIFMALKNSKTGSLPVSEIYNFMTEHFPYFKTAPDGWKNSVRHNLSLNKCFEKVENKSGSSSRKGCLWALNPAKIDKMQEELQKWKRKDPIAVRKSMAKPEELDSLIGDKREKLGSPMLGCPPPGLAGSGPIRPLAPPAGFSQPLHSIHPAPGPIPGKNPLQDLLGGHAPSCYGQTYSHLSPGLAPPGPPQPLFPQPDGHLELRAQPGTPQDSPLPAHTPPSHSAKLLAEPSPARTIHETLLPDGDLGTDLDAINPSLTDFDFQGNLWEQLKDDSLALDPLVLVTSPLTSSSMPPPHPPSPSRCFPPGPCLAETGSGAGDLTPPGNGGSGAVGDLHLTTLYSAFMELEPTAPAGPCVYLSPSSKPMALA from the exons ATGGTGTCGCTACTCCTGCCGCAGTCTGACGTCACGCTGCCGGGCCCCACCAGACTGGAGGGCGAGCCCCAAGGGGACCACATGCAGGCACCGGGCCTCCCAGGCTCCCCTGCCCCACAGAAC AAGCATGCCGGCTTCAGCTGCTCATCATTCGTGCCCGATGGCCCTCCAGAGAGGGCACCCTCACTGCCTCCACACAGCCCCTGCGCCGCGTCACCAGGTCCCGAGCAGGTCCACTGCCCAGCTGGCCCTGGCCTGGGCCCCTTCCGGCTCTCACCCTCAGACAAGTACCCCGGCTTCGGCTTTGAGGAGGGCCCGGCAAGCAGCCCCGGGCGCTTCCTCAAGGGCAGCCACGTGCCCTTCCATCCATACCAGCGGCATTTCCATGACGACGTCTTCCCTGAGGCCCAGACCGCCTTGGCCCTCGCTGGACACTCCTTTAAGACCCCAGGGGCGCTGGAGGCCTTCGAGGAGATCCCCACGGATGTGGGGGAGCGTGAGGCCTTCCTGTCCGGCTTCCCAGCAGAGGCCTGGTGCAACGGGCTCCCCTACCCCAGCCGGGAGCACAGCCCCCAAGTCCTG GGGTCAGAAGTCAAGGTCAAGCCCCCACCTCTGGAGAGTGGTCCAGGGATGTACTGTTACCAGCCCCCCTTGCAGCATATGTACTGTCCTTCCCAGCCCCCCTTCCACCAG TACTCACCAGGTGGCAGCAGCTACCCTGTACCCTACCTGGGCTCCTCACACTATCCATACCAGCGGATTGCACCCCAGGCCAGCACCGATGGGCACCAGCCTCTCTTCCCAAAACCCATTTACTCCTACAG CATCCTCATCTTCATGGCCCTGAAGAACAGTAAAACTGGGAGCCTTCCCGTCAGCGAGATCTACAATTTTATGACGGAGCACTTTCCTTACTTCAAG ACGGCGCCTGATGGCTGGAAGAATTCTGTCCGCCACAACCTGTCTCTTAACAAGTGCTTCGAGAAGGTAGAGAACAAATCAGGCAGTTCCTCTCGCAAGGGCTGCCTGTGGGCCCTCAATCCAGCCAAGATCGACAAGATGCAGGAGGAGCTGCAGAAGTGGAAGAGGAAAGACCCCATTGCCGTGCGTAAAAGCATGGCCAAGCCAG AAGAGCTGGACAGCCTCATTGGAGACAAGAGGGAGAAGCTGGGTTCCCCAATGCTCGGCTGCCCGCCCCCTGGGCTGGCAGGCTCAGGCCCCATCCGGCCCCTGGCACCTCCAGCCGGGTTCTCCCAGCCGCTGCACTCAATCCACCCAGCTCCGGGCCCCATTCCTGGCAAGAATCCCCTGCAGGACCTACTTGGGGGGCACGCACCCTCCTGCTATGGGCAGACATATTCGCACCTCTCACCGGGCCTGGCCCCTCCCGGACCTCCGCAGCCGTTGTTCCCACAGCCAGATGGGCACCTTGAGCTGCGGGCCCAGCCGGGCACCCCCCAGGACTCGCCTCTGCCTGCCCACACCCCACCCAGCCACAGTGCCAAGCTGCTGGCTGAACCTTCCCCAGCCAGGACCATACATGAAACCCTGTTGCCAGACGGAGACCTTGGCACTGACCTGGATGCCATCAATCCCTCTCTCACTGACTTCGACTTTCAGG GAAACCTGTGGGAACAGCTGAAGGATGACAGCTTGGCCCTTGACCCCTTGGTACTGGTGACCTCACCCCTGACGTCATCTTCAATGCCGCcgccccatcccccatccccatcccgcTGCTTCCCCCCTGGGCCCTGTCTGGCAGAGACAGGCAGTGGGGCAGGCGACTTGACACCACCAGGCAATGGGGGCTCCGGGGCAGTAGGGGACCTGCATCTCACCACCCTCTACTCAGCCTTCATGGAGCTGGAACCCACGGCCCCTGCTGGCCCCTGTGTGTACCTCAGCCCCAGCTCCAAGCCCATGGCCCTAGCATGA
- the UNC119 gene encoding protein unc-119 homolog A yields the protein MKVKKGGGGAGTGVEPAPGASGRSLETKPELQAESESGSESEPEAGPGPRPGPLQRKQPIGPEDVLGLQRITGDYLCSPEENIYKIDFVRFKIRDMDSGTVLFEIKKPPASERLPINPRDLDPNAGRFVRYQFTPAFLRLRQVGATVEFTVGDKPVNNFRMIERHYFRNQLLKSFDFHFGFCIPSSKNTCEHIYDFPPLSEELINEMIRHPYETQSDSFYFVDDRLVMHNKADYSYSGTP from the exons ATGAAGGTGAAGAagggcggcggcggggccgggaCGGGGGTGGAGCCCGCTCCAGGGGCCTCGGGCCGGAGCTTAGAGACCAAGCCGGAGCTGCAGGCGGAATCCGAATCCGGGTCCGAGTCGGAGCCGGAGGCAGGCCCGGGGCCCAGGCCGGGGCCGCTGCAGAGGAAGCAGCCGATCGGGCCGGAGGACGTGCTGGGGCTGCAGCGGATCACGGGCG ACTACCTGTGCTCCCCTGAGGAGAATATCTACAAGATTGACTTCGTCAGGTTCAAGATTCGGGACATGGATTCAGGCACTGTTCTCTTTGAAATCAAGAAGCCCCCAGCCTCAG AGCGGTTGCCCATCAACCCACGGGACCTGGACCCCAATGCTGGGCGCTTTGTCCGCTACCAGTTTACGCCTGCCTTCCTCCGCCTGAGGCAGGTGGGAGCCAC CGTGGAGTTCACAGTGGGAGACAAGCCTGTCAACAACTTCCGCATGATTGAGAGGCACTACTTCCGCAACCAGCTGCTCAAAAGCTTTGACTTCCACTTTGGCTTCTGCATCCCCAGCAGCAAGAACACCTGCGAGCACATCTATGATTTCCCCCCTCTCTCTGAGGAGCTGA TCAACGAGATGATCCGTCACCCATATGAAACACAGTCTGACAGCTTCTACTTCGTGGATGACCGGCTGGTGATGCACAACAAAGCAGACTATTCCTACAGCGGGACGCCCTGA